A window from Leptothermofonsia sichuanensis E412 encodes these proteins:
- the pntA gene encoding Re/Si-specific NAD(P)(+) transhydrogenase subunit alpha, with translation MTIAVEKEIKENEQPLAESKVRKRIGVPKEIYPNECRVAATPDTARILQKMGFEVLIESNAGENANFPDSAYEEAGCRIVPDAETLWNSADIVLKVRMPEMHPILNKHEVDLLPEGGTLISFIYPAQNADLLNRLAARKATVLAMDAIPRISRAQKLDALSSMANIAGYRAVIEAANNFGRFFTGQITAAGKVPPAKVLIIGAGVAGLAAIGTARGLGAIVRAFDTRPVVKEQVQSLGAEFLELDFEEDGTGQGGYAKVMSEEFIKAEMALFAAQAKEVDIIITTALIPGKKAPLLITRDMVESMKEGSVIVDMAAEQGGNCEVTRPGEVYKYKGVTIIGLTDLPSRMANQASQLYGKNLCYLLEDMGGAENYKIDLDDEVIRGALVLHNGEITYPPPKPPAPPEAPKPAPVPVGSTQAAEPEKPSTINFGMVGLILAGIALFSVGSVAPPSFLTHFTVFVLACFVGYQVIWNVTPALHTPLMSVTNAISGIIILGGMLQISGSPTSATTILGAIAILIGTINISGGFLVTQRMLKMFQK, from the coding sequence ATGACTATTGCTGTTGAAAAAGAGATTAAGGAAAACGAGCAGCCACTGGCTGAGTCAAAGGTGCGGAAGCGGATTGGTGTCCCAAAGGAAATTTATCCCAATGAATGTCGGGTCGCGGCTACACCAGATACAGCCAGAATCCTGCAAAAAATGGGGTTTGAAGTCCTGATTGAGAGCAACGCTGGAGAAAATGCCAACTTCCCAGACAGTGCCTATGAGGAAGCTGGTTGCCGGATTGTCCCTGATGCCGAAACCCTCTGGAATTCAGCCGATATTGTGCTCAAGGTACGGATGCCAGAAATGCACCCAATCCTGAACAAACATGAAGTGGATCTGCTGCCTGAGGGTGGAACACTGATCAGTTTTATCTACCCCGCTCAAAATGCTGATCTGCTGAACCGTCTGGCTGCCCGTAAGGCCACCGTTCTGGCAATGGATGCCATCCCCCGCATCAGCCGTGCCCAGAAATTAGATGCCCTCAGTTCGATGGCAAATATTGCAGGCTATCGGGCAGTGATTGAGGCCGCCAATAATTTTGGGCGGTTTTTCACTGGGCAGATTACTGCTGCCGGAAAGGTGCCCCCTGCCAAGGTGCTGATCATCGGTGCTGGAGTGGCGGGGTTAGCGGCGATCGGCACTGCCAGAGGATTGGGGGCGATCGTGCGTGCCTTTGACACCCGTCCGGTGGTGAAAGAGCAGGTACAGAGCCTGGGGGCGGAGTTCCTGGAACTGGATTTTGAGGAAGATGGTACAGGACAGGGTGGTTACGCCAAGGTGATGAGCGAAGAGTTCATCAAAGCAGAAATGGCATTATTTGCTGCCCAGGCAAAGGAAGTAGACATTATCATTACCACGGCACTGATTCCTGGGAAGAAAGCCCCTTTGCTGATCACCCGCGACATGGTGGAAAGCATGAAAGAAGGCTCTGTGATTGTGGACATGGCAGCCGAACAGGGGGGGAACTGTGAAGTAACCAGACCCGGTGAGGTTTACAAGTACAAGGGGGTCACGATCATTGGTTTGACTGATCTGCCCAGCCGCATGGCGAATCAGGCAAGCCAGCTTTACGGCAAAAACCTGTGCTATCTGCTAGAGGATATGGGAGGAGCCGAAAACTACAAGATAGACCTGGATGATGAGGTGATCCGTGGTGCCCTGGTGTTGCACAATGGCGAGATTACCTATCCCCCACCAAAACCACCTGCCCCTCCAGAAGCCCCCAAACCTGCTCCAGTTCCGGTAGGGTCAACTCAAGCCGCTGAACCAGAAAAACCTTCAACAATTAACTTCGGCATGGTCGGGTTGATCCTGGCAGGGATTGCCCTGTTCAGTGTAGGTTCAGTAGCACCGCCCTCTTTTCTGACCCACTTCACTGTGTTTGTGCTGGCGTGCTTTGTTGGTTACCAGGTGATCTGGAATGTGACTCCAGCCCTGCACACACCTCTGATGAGTGTGACCAACGCTATCAGCGGCATCATCATTCTGGGTGGAATGCTCCAGATATCCGGTTCACCCACCTCCGCCACCACCATCCTGGGCGCGATCGCCATCCTCATTGGCACTATCAACATCTCTGGAGGCTTTCTGGTCACCCAGCGAATGCTGAAGATGTTTCAAAAGTGA